Within Blattabacterium cuenoti, the genomic segment AAAAAATCCTCTTTTTACTTCCAATGGAATCAATACTTCTCCTATCATGAATTTTACTCACTTGTTAATGAAAATATTGAATGACGAAAAACCCTCTTATATGGCCGCTATTTTTGACACAAATCAAGAAACTTTTCGTAAAAAAAAATACCATAAATATAAAGCTCATAGAAAAAAAACACCAAAAGATATTTTTCTTTCTATTCCTTATTTAATGAAAATTTTGAAAGCTTTTAGAATTTTTTTTATTCATGCAAAATGTGGATACGAAGCAGATGATGTTATTGGAACCATAGCAAAAAAAGCAGAAAAAAAAGGATATATTGTTTATATCACAACTTTGGACAAAGATTTTTGTCAACTTGTCACAAAAAACATAAAAATTTACAGACCTCCTTTTAAAGGAAACCCAAAAAAAGTATTAGGAATTAAGGAAATAAAAGAAAAATTTGGAGTTAAATATCCAGAACAAATTATAGATTTGTGGAGTATGATGGGAGATTCTTCTGATAATATTCCGGGATTGCCAGGAATAGGAGAAAAAAATGCAATAAAATTTATTCAAAAGTATGGAAGTATTGAAAAATTATTCAATTCTACTCATGACCTTCGTGGTAAGATGAAAATAAATGTTGAAACAAACAAAGAATTAGGTTTTTTATCCAAAAAATTAGCCACTATTGTGACGAATGTCCCCATTTTTTCTTTTCAAGAAAAAAGATTTTTTGTAAAAAAACCCAACTGGAACTCCATAGAAAAAACATTTTTGGAACTTGAATTTAAACGATTATTAAAAAGTGCCTACCAATATTTTCTTGAAAAGAATTGAAGAAGAATAAATCACTTGCCATTATAAAAAAAATTATATTTTTTCATATATTTCCAAACTTCTGGAAAAAGAAAAGATTTCATATTTTTACCTTTTTTAATAGAATCCCTAATAAAAGAAGAAGATATTTCAATTATTGGAGCTTTCAAAAGAGAAATATTATCATGTTTTAAAAAATAATTCGAGAAAAAACCAATTCTAGGATATACCAAAATATCATATTTATTTAAAATAACCTTATAATTTTTCCATCTTTTTATGGAAGAGAGAGAATCTCTTCCTAAAATGAGAATAAATTTGTATTTAGGATATTTTTTCTCTATCATATCGAGTGTATAAATGGTGTAAGAAGGATAAAATCCGGATTCTATATCCAAAACACTCATTTTTTTATATTCTGAAATGGCTATATGAACCATTTTTATTCTGTGTGAATAATCCAAAAGATTCGTTTTTTTTTTAGTGGATTTTGTGGAGAAACGACAAACCAAATAAAATCTATATCTTCTAAAAATTCTACTATATAATTAGCAATCATAACATGTCCTAAATGAATCGGATTAAATGATCCAAAATAAAGTCCTATTTTCATATACTACTACTCTATACTTTCAAAGTAACTGAATCTTATAATTCAAACCTAAAGATATTGAATGATCATTCTTATTTTCTTTTTGAATATAATCCAAATACAATACATTTTTTCTTGTATATAAGAAATACAAGAGAATATCTTGATTATTTATAGGGTATTTGTATTCTACTCCTACAGAATAAATATATGCTTTTTTGAATAATTGATTTCTTAATATCCAATGAGTTTCAAAAAATCCTTCTTTAGATCTTCCAAGATCATATACTCCTTTTACAAAAAAATTCCATTTTGGAACAACGTAATTCAATTTTGCTAAATAAGTAACATAAGTTACAGGAGAAATTTTTCTTCCCTTATTTTTAGGATAATTTTTGCTCAATAAATGAAAATTTCTTGTTAAAAATCCATTCCTCTCTATATCTTCATCACTAAAAATGTAATCTATATCTAGAGAAACAGGATTAAAATCTAATTTACTTCCTAAGGCTAATAATTTCCAAAATTTTTCCTTATGATTCTCTTGAAAAATAGAATAGGACCATCTATTTTGTATCTTTTTTTTAAGAAAGCTCCAATTCCAATTGAAAGAATATCCCATAGGATAACGTACTTTTCTCAAAGGAATTGGTTTTTCAGCCAATTGATTATTACTAACACTATTTACAATTTGTAATTGAAATTCATGATTTTTAATTGGAGTATAAATAAAATTTAATCCAATAGGATTATTGTCCTTATTTTTATGAAATAAATCAGAATACTTGTATTGTGAAGAAACAGGAACAAAATGATGTTCCATACTTCCAAAAGAAATTGGTTGCTTTCCTATCAAAAAAGATAGCTTTTCATTCCATTTATATTTTAAATTAGCTAAATGAATGATGGGATTGGAATCCCCTATTCTATTTCTATTTTTATTCTCCTCTTCTTCTTCTTCAACTTCATGATCCATTTTTTTATGAAAAAGTTTTTGTGATAAACAATAACTTATCTCATTCACATTTCCTCTCATTTCTAATTTTAAGTCATCTGCAGAAAAAGAGACTCCATCAAAAATATTTCTTTCCATAACATCTTTTTCAAAAGGATTTTTTTCAACTTTAAAATTCATACTACTCATAAAATCTATGTACATATTCAAGTTGTTGTTGTTTTTGTTACTTGTTGTTTTTTCTTTTATTTCACTGTGTAAAAAAGGATTAAAAAATCCTAAAAAAAGAAATAAGAAGATAATTTTTGATATTTTCATATTTGTATTTTATTATGATCCCTATCGTTTAACAACGATAATTTTTTTTTTAAATTAAATTTATATAAATATAAAAACAAATCAAATAAATAAAATTTTTTTCAATGTCCAAAAATATTGCAAAAAAAAATGATAAAAATATTATTGGAACTCTTTTTGGTTTTTTCCTATTAGGAAATAGTATTTTTTTATTCTTAAGTTTTTTTTCTTTTCTTTTTCATTGGAAAAATGATCAAAGTCAGATTAATCAATTTTTTGATAAAGATATAGTTGCAGAAAATTTACTTGGAAAAATGGGAGCTACTATCTCTCACTATTTTATACACTGTGGAATAGGAATTAGTGCCTTTTTTTTTCCATTATTGTTATTTTTTTCAGGTTTAAAAATTCTTTTTGGATTCAAAAAAAAACTATTGTCCAAATCCATAATTTATAAATTTATATTTTTCAGTATATGGCTTCCAATCACTTTTAATTTTATTGCTCCTCATCATGGAATATTAAGTGGAATATTTGGATTTGAAATAGGAAATTTTTTGATCAACTTATTTGGAAGAGTCGGAGTCGGAATATTAGTCATTACAAGTCTTCTTATTTACAGTATTATTATATTTCGTATTTCTCCTCCTGAATTAAAAAATGGGATCCAAAAAATCCAATCATATAATTTTTTTTTCAAAAAAATTTTGAAAAAAAAAACGAAAAAAATTTTTGAAAAAAAAAAAAAGAAACCTATAAGTATAAATGAGATCCTCCATTTTTCTAATAACAAGAAAGAGATTTCTTTTTCTTTAGAAGAAAAAAATTTAGAGAATAATAAAAAAAAAATAATTCAAGTATTAACCCATTACAAAATAGGAGTTGATAAAATCAAATACACAATAGGTCCGACGATCACTTTATACGAAATATTTCCTAAAGTCGGCGTTAGAATTTCAAAAATAAAAAATTTAGAAAATGAGATTTCTTTAAATTTATCCGCTTTAAGGATAAGAATTATAGCTCCTATCCCTGGAAAAGGTTCTATTGGAATAGAAGTTCCAAATAATAAATGTTCTATTGTATATATGAAAAACATTCTTTTTTCTGAAGAAAGTTTCAATAAAAGTCATAAAATGGAACTCCCCATTTCTTTAGGAAAAACGGTTTTTAATGAAATTTTTATTTTAGATTTAGCAAAAATGCCGCATTTACTTATAGCAGGATCAACTGGACAAGGAAAATCTGTTGGATTAAATGCTATTATTATATTTTTGTTGTATAACAAAAATCCAGAAGATATAAAATTTGTTTTGATTGATCCAAAAAAAGTAGAATTATCTATTTACAAAAAAATTTCCAAATCTTATTTTGCTATCCTCCCTAATAATTGCGATGATCCTATTATTACAAATATATATAAAGTAAGGGATGTGTTAAATTCTTTATGCAAAGAAATGGATAAAAGATATGATTTTTTGGAAAAAAAAATGTATAGAAATATTCAAGAATACAATGAAAAGCATGAAAAAAAAGATCATATCCCTTATATCATCCTAATTATTGATGAATTTGCAGATTTAAGTTTATCTTTTAAAAAAAAAGAAATAGAAGGGTATATCACCCGGTTAGCACAACTAGCCCGTGCTGTAGGAATTCATTTAATTCTTTCTACACAACGTCCATCAGTAGATGTGATTACTGGATTAATTAAATCTAATTTTACAGCAAGAATTGCATTTAGAGTCAGTTCTAAAATAGATTCTAGAACAATTTTAGATTGTACAGGAGCTGAACAATTAATTGGAAAAGGAGATATGATCTTTTCTCATAAAAATGAATTAATACGATTACAATGTCCTTTTATTGAGATTTCAGACATTCAAAAAATTGTTGATTTTTACGGAAGAAAAAATCGGAAAAAAAACGAATACTTTTTTTTACCAAATCCGGATAAATAAAATAAGATTATTCATGATAATAGATAGATATAGATACAAAAAATTCTTTTCTAAAAAAGAGAAAAAAGAAAGTCTTAGTAAGACTGCTGCCGCTCCTATTTCTATCAGGCTATCAGAAGTAGTGTGTGTCATAGTAAAATTAAAATAAGAAATATAAAAAAGATGTTGATCAAACTAAAAAAGCTTGATAAATACATGATTCGTTTATTTATAACTCCTTTTTTAGTTATATTTTTTACAATATTTTTTGTATTTATTGTTCAATTTTTCTGGAGTAAAATTGATGAATTAACAGGAAAAAATATTAACATTTTAATAATCCTAAAATTTATATTTTACTTCGGTATTTCGGTCATCCCATTAGTTACGCCTATTTCAATTTTATTGACATCCATCATGACTTATGGAGGTATTTCAGAAAAACAAGAACTGAATGCCATAAAATCTTCTGGGATATCTCTTTTTAGGGTAATGAAACCTATTTTAGTAATTACATTTATACTATCTGTCTTATTATATTTTTTTTCTGATTATGCTATTCCAAAAGCAAAAAGGAAAACCAAAGAATTAGGATCTCAAATTTTAAGATCTTATCCCTCTTTAAAATTAAAGGAAGGAACCTTTGTAAACCTTTTTCCAGATTTTTTCATAAAAATAGATAAAAAATCTAAAAAAAATAGAAATCACTTAGAAAATATATTCATTTTTTTTTATGGAAAAAATTTATTAATCAATACTATTTTTTCTCAAAAAGGAATTTTAATTCCCAACCAAGAGAATGGATCTATTAAAATAAAACTAATTAATGGTGTTTTTTATAATGAAATTGATAATAAAAACCATTATAAAAAACAATATTCTTATTCTTACTCCTCTTCCTATCAAATCATAAAATTTGATACTTTAATTCAATCTTTTAAAGTTCCAACAGAAGGAATAAAAAATTTGGATGATTATTATTTTGATTCCTATCAAACCATGGATACAAAAAAATTGATCAATCAAATCAATCTTTTAAAAAAAGAAAAAAATCAGTTTTATAATAAATTTCAAAAAGAGAACTATGATTTTCTTAAGAAAAAATTGATACAAATTCAAAAAAAAAACTTGGCTAAGTATCAATTAGAACTACAAAAAAAATTAACGTTTCCAGTTACATGTATTCTGATGTTTCTTACTGGAGCTTCTTTAGGAGCTAAAATACGAAAAGGAGGCATAGGCCTTCCAACCATAATATCTCTAATTATATTCATCATCTATCATACTTTACTTACCATCACTCAAAATCAAGTAGAAAAATATGAAATATGTCCATGGATAGGAGCATGGATTCCAAATTTCATTTTGCTGACAATAAGCATATGGATTACTTATAAAACTGTAATTGATGATTTTTATAATGATTTTTTTTAAATAAAGAGGATTTATATTTATTCTATTAAAATAATATTATGGGTTGTTTTTATTCTAATAATCAATATTTGGTGAATTTTAATTGTATTGAAGAAGCTTTACAGGACATACAAGATGGGAAACTGATTATTGTCGTTGATGACAAAAATCGTGAAAACGAAGGAGATTTTATTGTTGCTGCAGAAAAAGTAACTCCTAAAATTGTTAATTTTTTAATTACTCATGGAAGAGGATTAGTTTGTGTTTCCTTAACAGGAGAAAGATGTGATAGACTAAAACTTCAAATGATGGTGAAAAATAACACAGATCCTAGAAAGACGGCTTTCACAGTATCCGTAGATGTGCGTGGAAATGGCGTTAGTACAGGAATTTCTGTTTCAGATAGAGCAAAGACCATCCTTGCATTAGTCAAAGAAGGAACCCCAGAATCTTTCAACAAACCCGGTCACATTTTTCCTCTTCGCGCAAAAAAAGGAG encodes:
- the ribB gene encoding 3,4-dihydroxy-2-butanone-4-phosphate synthase, which gives rise to MGCFYSNNQYLVNFNCIEEALQDIQDGKLIIVVDDKNRENEGDFIVAAEKVTPKIVNFLITHGRGLVCVSLTGERCDRLKLQMMVKNNTDPRKTAFTVSVDVRGNGVSTGISVSDRAKTILALVKEGTPESFNKPGHIFPLRAKKGGVLERPGHTEAAIDITRMAGCLPGGVLVEILNKNGSMARLPQLIRIAKKFHMKIISIEDLIKYKIKYNR
- a CDS encoding 5'-3' exonuclease; its protein translation is MMNKKLFLIDAYTILYQGYYATIKNPLFTSNGINTSPIMNFTHLLMKILNDEKPSYMAAIFDTNQETFRKKKYHKYKAHRKKTPKDIFLSIPYLMKILKAFRIFFIHAKCGYEADDVIGTIAKKAEKKGYIVYITTLDKDFCQLVTKNIKIYRPPFKGNPKKVLGIKEIKEKFGVKYPEQIIDLWSMMGDSSDNIPGLPGIGEKNAIKFIQKYGSIEKLFNSTHDLRGKMKINVETNKELGFLSKKLATIVTNVPIFSFQEKRFFVKKPNWNSIEKTFLELEFKRLLKSAYQYFLEKN
- a CDS encoding LptF/LptG family permease, which translates into the protein MIRLFITPFLVIFFTIFFVFIVQFFWSKIDELTGKNINILIILKFIFYFGISVIPLVTPISILLTSIMTYGGISEKQELNAIKSSGISLFRVMKPILVITFILSVLLYFFSDYAIPKAKRKTKELGSQILRSYPSLKLKEGTFVNLFPDFFIKIDKKSKKNRNHLENIFIFFYGKNLLINTIFSQKGILIPNQENGSIKIKLINGVFYNEIDNKNHYKKQYSYSYSSSYQIIKFDTLIQSFKVPTEGIKNLDDYYFDSYQTMDTKKLINQINLLKKEKNQFYNKFQKENYDFLKKKLIQIQKKNLAKYQLELQKKLTFPVTCILMFLTGASLGAKIRKGGIGLPTIISLIIFIIYHTLLTITQNQVEKYEICPWIGAWIPNFILLTISIWITYKTVIDDFYNDFF
- a CDS encoding DNA translocase FtsK 4TM domain-containing protein; this translates as MSKNIAKKNDKNIIGTLFGFFLLGNSIFLFLSFFSFLFHWKNDQSQINQFFDKDIVAENLLGKMGATISHYFIHCGIGISAFFFPLLLFFSGLKILFGFKKKLLSKSIIYKFIFFSIWLPITFNFIAPHHGILSGIFGFEIGNFLINLFGRVGVGILVITSLLIYSIIIFRISPPELKNGIQKIQSYNFFFKKILKKKTKKIFEKKKKKPISINEILHFSNNKKEISFSLEEKNLENNKKKIIQVLTHYKIGVDKIKYTIGPTITLYEIFPKVGVRISKIKNLENEISLNLSALRIRIIAPIPGKGSIGIEVPNNKCSIVYMKNILFSEESFNKSHKMELPISLGKTVFNEIFILDLAKMPHLLIAGSTGQGKSVGLNAIIIFLLYNKNPEDIKFVLIDPKKVELSIYKKISKSYFAILPNNCDDPIITNIYKVRDVLNSLCKEMDKRYDFLEKKMYRNIQEYNEKHEKKDHIPYIILIIDEFADLSLSFKKKEIEGYITRLAQLARAVGIHLILSTQRPSVDVITGLIKSNFTARIAFRVSSKIDSRTILDCTGAEQLIGKGDMIFSHKNELIRLQCPFIEISDIQKIVDFYGRKNRKKNEYFFLPNPDK
- a CDS encoding porin — protein: MKISKIIFLFLFLGFFNPFLHSEIKEKTTSNKNNNNLNMYIDFMSSMNFKVEKNPFEKDVMERNIFDGVSFSADDLKLEMRGNVNEISYCLSQKLFHKKMDHEVEEEEEENKNRNRIGDSNPIIHLANLKYKWNEKLSFLIGKQPISFGSMEHHFVPVSSQYKYSDLFHKNKDNNPIGLNFIYTPIKNHEFQLQIVNSVSNNQLAEKPIPLRKVRYPMGYSFNWNWSFLKKKIQNRWSYSIFQENHKEKFWKLLALGSKLDFNPVSLDIDYIFSDEDIERNGFLTRNFHLLSKNYPKNKGRKISPVTYVTYLAKLNYVVPKWNFFVKGVYDLGRSKEGFFETHWILRNQLFKKAYIYSVGVEYKYPINNQDILLYFLYTRKNVLYLDYIQKENKNDHSISLGLNYKIQLL